In Desulfatirhabdium butyrativorans DSM 18734, one genomic interval encodes:
- the uvrA gene encoding excinuclease ABC subunit UvrA yields MAFDQICIRGARQHNLKSIDLDLPKNRLVVITGLSGSGKSSLAFDTLYAEGQRRYVESLSTYARQFLERMEKPQVDRIEGLSPAIAIDQKNTGHNPRSTVGTITEIYDYLRLLFARIGEIRCPVCHAPIRSQTIDEMIDLVLQWDNGTKLLVLAPLAPTPDEPWSTILRRLIRQGFSRLRIHGRNVDIEDAVRATDDVADRIEVVVDRLVLKDGIENRLADSMEMALSLSGGIVTVAIVDGMERTFSERAICLKCGIAAPTITPASFSFNSPAGACPNCGGLGTISSFDPELIVPNPELSLREGAIAVWEDAFSVDFIDMLESLSDRYHTDIYKPYRELPEVFRNTLLYGEDTSEHPTKRPSKKYTSKNHPRYEGIIPMLEQQYQQARSLSEKADLERFRTYRPCRDCKGTRLNPVARMVVIGERRIDEITSMRVAQTFSFFEGLHLNRREQEIAERILTEILARLHFLDQVGLGYLTLDRPAATLSGGENQRIRLATQVGSKLSGVLYVLDEPSIGLHPLDNHRLIDALRRLRDIGNSLIIVEHDEEIIRAADHLVDMGPGAGSLGGQVVFTGHPSEIESVADSLTGQYLSGTKRIIIPATRRTGTGQKIVIEGARGHNLKNIRAEFPIGSFTCVTGVSGSGKSTLVIETLYKVLLQRLYRSKIAAAPHDTIEGIEAIDKVINIDQSPIGRTPRSNPATYTGLFTAIREVFARTEQARSRGYKSSRFSFNAKGGRCEACGGGGVNRIEMLFLPDIYVTCETCGGKRYNRETLEVTYKGKSIADVLDMSIAEALKFFERIPAIRMKLSVLNDVGLGYMTLGQQATSLSGGEAQRIKLSRELGKRDTGRTLYILDEPTTGLHFEDVRHLLMVLDKLVDAGNTVVVIEHHLDVIKSADYIIDLGPEGGDTGGWIVAAGTPEAIADCPNSATGKCLLAKLREH; encoded by the coding sequence ATGGCATTCGATCAAATTTGCATCCGAGGCGCAAGGCAGCATAACCTGAAATCCATCGACCTCGATCTGCCCAAAAATCGGCTCGTGGTCATCACAGGGCTCTCCGGTTCTGGAAAATCCTCTCTCGCGTTCGATACCCTGTATGCGGAAGGTCAGCGGCGTTATGTGGAATCCCTCTCTACCTACGCGCGCCAGTTTCTGGAACGTATGGAAAAGCCGCAGGTGGATCGTATCGAAGGCCTCTCCCCTGCCATTGCCATCGACCAGAAAAACACCGGACACAACCCGCGATCCACCGTTGGAACGATTACGGAAATCTACGATTATCTGCGCCTGCTTTTCGCACGTATCGGGGAAATCCGTTGCCCGGTTTGCCATGCCCCCATTCGATCTCAAACCATCGATGAAATGATCGATCTCGTGCTTCAATGGGACAACGGCACCAAATTGCTCGTTCTCGCACCGCTGGCCCCAACGCCAGATGAACCCTGGAGCACGATTCTCCGAAGATTGATCCGGCAAGGGTTTTCCAGGTTGCGCATTCACGGAAGAAATGTTGACATCGAAGACGCAGTCCGTGCCACGGATGATGTTGCAGATCGCATCGAAGTCGTGGTCGATCGCCTTGTTCTGAAGGATGGCATCGAAAACCGGCTGGCCGACTCCATGGAAATGGCACTTTCGCTCTCGGGAGGCATCGTAACGGTTGCCATCGTGGACGGCATGGAAAGAACGTTTTCCGAAAGAGCCATCTGTCTCAAATGCGGTATTGCCGCACCAACCATCACACCTGCCAGTTTTTCCTTCAATTCCCCGGCAGGGGCATGCCCAAACTGCGGGGGGCTGGGCACCATCAGTTCCTTCGATCCCGAGCTGATCGTTCCCAACCCGGAGCTTTCCCTTCGGGAAGGCGCTATTGCCGTATGGGAGGATGCATTTTCGGTCGATTTCATCGACATGCTCGAATCCCTCTCCGATCGCTACCACACGGATATCTACAAACCATACCGGGAGCTTCCGGAGGTATTCCGCAACACGCTGCTCTATGGGGAGGATACATCGGAGCACCCAACCAAACGTCCTTCCAAAAAGTATACATCCAAAAACCATCCCCGATACGAAGGCATCATTCCGATGCTGGAACAGCAGTATCAGCAAGCCAGAAGTCTTTCAGAGAAAGCTGATCTGGAACGATTTCGCACATATCGGCCTTGTCGAGACTGCAAGGGAACCCGATTGAATCCCGTCGCCCGGATGGTTGTTATCGGTGAGCGACGAATCGATGAAATCACTTCAATGCGTGTTGCACAGACGTTTTCTTTTTTCGAAGGGCTTCATCTGAACCGTCGGGAACAAGAAATCGCAGAACGAATTCTCACGGAAATTCTCGCTCGATTGCATTTTTTGGATCAGGTCGGACTTGGTTATCTGACGCTGGATCGTCCGGCTGCAACACTTTCGGGCGGCGAAAACCAACGCATTCGACTGGCCACACAGGTCGGTTCGAAACTCAGTGGTGTGCTCTATGTGCTGGACGAACCCAGCATCGGTTTACATCCATTGGATAACCACCGGCTGATCGACGCCTTGAGACGCCTGCGGGATATCGGAAACAGCCTCATCATTGTCGAGCACGACGAAGAGATCATCCGCGCGGCGGACCATCTGGTGGACATGGGGCCTGGGGCAGGCTCGCTCGGCGGCCAAGTGGTGTTCACCGGTCATCCCTCCGAGATCGAAAGCGTCGCAGATTCCCTGACAGGGCAATATCTGTCCGGAACAAAACGGATTATCATCCCCGCCACAAGAAGAACGGGTACTGGTCAAAAAATCGTGATCGAGGGAGCCCGCGGTCACAATCTCAAAAATATCCGGGCCGAATTTCCCATCGGCTCCTTTACCTGTGTCACCGGCGTATCGGGAAGCGGCAAGTCCACGCTGGTCATTGAAACACTGTACAAGGTTCTTTTGCAACGATTGTACCGATCCAAGATCGCCGCAGCACCCCATGATACCATCGAAGGCATCGAAGCCATTGACAAAGTCATCAATATCGACCAATCACCGATTGGCAGAACGCCTCGTTCCAATCCAGCTACTTACACCGGTTTGTTTACAGCCATTCGTGAGGTTTTCGCCCGAACCGAACAGGCCCGTTCACGCGGCTACAAATCGAGTCGTTTCAGTTTCAATGCCAAAGGAGGGCGATGCGAAGCCTGTGGAGGGGGCGGCGTCAATCGGATCGAAATGCTTTTTCTGCCGGATATTTATGTCACATGTGAAACCTGCGGCGGCAAGCGCTACAACCGGGAAACGTTGGAAGTCACCTACAAGGGAAAATCCATTGCAGATGTATTGGACATGAGCATAGCGGAAGCGCTGAAGTTTTTCGAGCGAATCCCTGCCATTCGCATGAAGCTGTCCGTGCTGAATGATGTCGGATTGGGCTACATGACACTCGGTCAGCAGGCCACCAGCCTTTCCGGCGGAGAAGCCCAGCGGATCAAACTCTCCCGGGAACTGGGCAAGCGGGACACCGGCAGGACCCTCTACATTCTGGACGAGCCGACAACCGGACTTCATTTCGAAGATGTGCGCCATTTGCTGATGGTGCTCGACAAACTGGTGGATGCAGGCAATACGGTCGTCGTTATCGAGCACCATCTGGATGTCATCAAATCGGCGGATTACATTATTGATCTCGGTCCGGAAGGCGGCGACACCGGAGGATGGATTGTCGCAGCAGGTACACCGGAAGCCATTGCCGATTGCCCAAACTCGGCAACCGGCAAATGCCTGCTTGCCAAGCTTCGGGAACACTAA
- the cydB gene encoding cytochrome d ubiquinol oxidase subunit II produces the protein MDLQTVWFLLWGLLWAVFFLTDGFDFGVGTLLPFLGKTDEDRRIMLNSVGPVWDGNEVWLITAGGVTFAAFPKVYAVMFSSLYSALMLILFTLIIRGVSFEFRGKVDSPRWRQAWDTAQFLGSLLPAVLFGVAFANIFRGIPIDKAGVYQGNLFTLLNPYGLLGGALFLLMFVMHGALWLSMKTTGAVKERAAATVKRLWPALALVAVIFLVASRFSTTLYANYIRHPALFLVILLAVAGLLAIPFFQKNGKLFYAWVSSAVFIAGATFFGVIGLFPYLFPSSIDPAFGLSIHNASSSPLTLKIMLVVVLLFIPLVIAYQIWSHRLFRHPIGEEDLGYEEAY, from the coding sequence ATGGATTTGCAGACGGTATGGTTTTTGTTGTGGGGCCTGTTGTGGGCGGTCTTCTTTCTGACCGATGGATTCGATTTCGGAGTCGGGACATTGCTGCCTTTTCTCGGAAAAACCGATGAAGATCGAAGGATCATGCTCAATTCTGTCGGGCCGGTGTGGGATGGCAATGAAGTATGGCTGATTACGGCAGGAGGCGTCACCTTTGCCGCCTTCCCGAAAGTGTATGCCGTCATGTTCTCGTCGCTCTATTCCGCATTGATGCTGATCCTTTTTACGCTCATCATCCGGGGGGTTTCCTTCGAATTTCGAGGCAAGGTCGATAGCCCCCGATGGCGACAGGCATGGGATACAGCGCAGTTTTTGGGAAGTCTGCTTCCGGCTGTGCTCTTCGGGGTGGCCTTCGCCAATATTTTTCGGGGAATCCCGATCGACAAGGCAGGCGTCTATCAGGGAAATCTCTTTACCCTGCTCAATCCCTACGGGCTGCTGGGCGGGGCTCTTTTCCTGTTGATGTTTGTGATGCACGGGGCCTTGTGGTTGAGCATGAAAACCACAGGTGCTGTGAAGGAGCGTGCTGCCGCCACGGTCAAGCGTCTTTGGCCGGCGCTGGCCCTCGTAGCCGTGATTTTCCTGGTGGCAAGCCGGTTTTCGACCACATTGTATGCCAACTACATCCGGCATCCCGCCCTTTTTCTCGTCATCCTTCTGGCGGTGGCCGGGCTTTTGGCCATTCCCTTCTTTCAGAAAAACGGGAAGCTGTTTTATGCATGGGTATCTTCTGCAGTTTTCATTGCAGGCGCGACTTTTTTTGGCGTGATCGGGCTTTTCCCGTACCTGTTCCCTTCGAGCATCGATCCGGCCTTCGGATTGTCGATCCACAACGCCTCATCGAGTCCCTTGACCCTGAAGATCATGCTCGTCGTCGTGCTGCTGTTCATTCCGCTGGTGATCGCCTATCAGATCTGGTCCCATCGGCTGTTTCGGCACCCCATCGGAGAAGAAGATCTGGGATATGAGGAAGCCTACTGA
- the dnaA gene encoding chromosomal replication initiator protein DnaA, which produces MEKVWNQVKSTLKERVTESSYRMWIDPVTFLREEQDIIFLSTPNIFTKKRLQDHFAVLIQDEIQSKVGRPCRIMFEIVNMPACNTVRSDRTEPQLVLPGVESVNTTGRMLRNDFTFDEFVVGSNNDFAFSASLAMATRKKAHSENALLLIAKTGLGKSHLTQAVGNHILLERPQERVYYISAEDFSNEMVYAMRNDSVDQFKKKYRTGCDVLLLDDIHYLTGKDRTQIELAMTLDSLINSGKRIIFSSCCLPMEIPKLNDTLRSRLSSSIISPIDPPNFRTRVRILHKKAAARGLWVSEDVTRYLASELTEDIRQLESGLSGVAARASLMGTKIDMQLAENVIKNIVRQQKKITIDIIKKLVCAEFNVSMQDLLSSSRKQAIVRPRQIAMYLSRRYTDSPLQTIGKSFNRYHATAMHAIALVEKNLKENRGLFKQVEVIGHKLETGDF; this is translated from the coding sequence ATGGAAAAAGTTTGGAATCAAGTCAAATCCACTCTGAAAGAACGCGTTACCGAATCCAGCTACAGAATGTGGATCGATCCAGTGACCTTTCTCCGGGAAGAGCAGGATATCATTTTCCTTTCTACCCCGAACATCTTCACCAAAAAGCGGCTTCAGGATCATTTTGCCGTACTGATTCAGGACGAAATCCAATCGAAAGTCGGCAGACCTTGCCGGATCATGTTCGAAATCGTGAACATGCCTGCATGCAACACTGTCCGATCCGATCGGACGGAGCCTCAACTGGTTCTTCCGGGTGTGGAAAGTGTCAACACGACCGGAAGAATGCTGCGCAACGATTTCACTTTCGACGAGTTCGTCGTGGGAAGCAACAACGATTTTGCTTTTTCCGCATCTCTTGCCATGGCGACGCGCAAAAAAGCCCATTCGGAAAACGCCTTGCTGCTCATCGCAAAGACCGGTTTGGGAAAGAGCCATTTGACCCAGGCAGTTGGCAACCATATTTTGCTCGAACGCCCGCAGGAACGCGTATATTACATTTCCGCAGAAGATTTTTCCAATGAAATGGTGTATGCCATGCGAAATGACAGTGTAGATCAATTCAAGAAAAAATACCGTACCGGTTGCGATGTGTTGCTGCTCGACGATATTCACTATCTGACCGGGAAAGACAGAACCCAGATCGAGCTGGCCATGACACTGGATTCATTGATCAATTCCGGGAAGCGCATCATTTTTTCCAGTTGCTGTCTTCCCATGGAAATCCCAAAACTAAACGATACGCTGAGGAGCAGGCTCTCCAGCAGTATCATTTCGCCCATCGATCCACCGAATTTCCGGACAAGAGTTCGGATATTGCATAAAAAGGCCGCCGCCCGGGGGCTTTGGGTTTCCGAAGATGTGACGCGATACCTTGCCAGCGAATTGACAGAGGATATCCGTCAACTGGAAAGCGGTCTTTCGGGCGTTGCCGCCAGGGCTTCGCTGATGGGAACCAAGATTGACATGCAACTGGCCGAAAATGTCATCAAAAATATCGTACGGCAGCAGAAGAAAATTACCATCGATATCATCAAGAAACTGGTCTGTGCGGAGTTCAACGTTTCCATGCAGGATCTGCTTTCTTCTTCCAGAAAACAGGCCATCGTCCGCCCCCGTCAGATTGCGATGTACCTCTCCAGAAGGTATACCGACTCCCCTCTTCAGACTATCGGTAAAAGCTTCAACCGCTATCATGCCACGGCGATGCACGCCATTGCCCTCGTTGAAAAGAATTTAAAGGAGAATCGAGGGCTCTTCAAACAGGTTGAAGTGATCGGGCATAAGCTTGAAACTGGTGATTTTTAA
- a CDS encoding RrF2 family transcriptional regulator yields MRLSKAGEYAIRCMFYLSQQAFGTLSSRRVVASEMDIPDQFLGKIAQQLSRAGLIEIVQGAKGGFRLNRSPEQISLLDVIEAVVGPVFLNDCVLRPQSCHRSPYCTVHAAWQRVCGQLKNELRAVRFSDLTQPDASFIPLSDSNLLNP; encoded by the coding sequence ATGCGCTTGTCCAAAGCAGGGGAATATGCGATCCGCTGCATGTTCTATCTTTCCCAGCAGGCGTTCGGAACGCTTTCCAGCCGGCGCGTGGTTGCCTCGGAGATGGACATTCCCGATCAGTTTCTGGGAAAGATCGCACAGCAATTGTCGAGGGCGGGGCTGATCGAAATCGTTCAGGGTGCAAAAGGCGGTTTTCGATTGAACCGCAGCCCGGAGCAGATCAGTCTGCTGGATGTGATCGAGGCCGTTGTCGGGCCGGTTTTCCTGAATGATTGTGTATTGCGGCCCCAATCCTGTCACCGCAGCCCTTACTGCACGGTTCATGCCGCCTGGCAGCGGGTCTGCGGGCAATTGAAGAATGAGCTGCGTGCTGTTCGTTTTTCCGATCTGACGCAACCCGATGCTTCCTTCATTCCGCTGTCGGATTCGAACCTTCTGAACCCATAA
- a CDS encoding N-acyl homoserine lactonase family protein: MATYWIHPIVLGTKVFDKSMMTYQFNAGQPYTIPIYAWYLEAAQGGSAKPILIDTGEMSPIQSGDREKSIGGKIYTFSEGLARYGLAATDIDLVIHTHLHNDHCENDSSCTNARFIVHEAESRRIHDPHPLDYRYVEDFILDVEENGQIQSLSEDREILPGIRVVHTPAHTEGGLTVLVDTPKGRAAITGFCVIQENFDPPKRVKAMEMEVIPPGTVVNVYEAYDQMIRVRKMADILIPLHEPRFAAMETVQ, from the coding sequence GTGGCGACATATTGGATTCACCCCATTGTTCTGGGGACAAAAGTTTTTGACAAGTCCATGATGACTTACCAGTTCAACGCCGGCCAGCCGTATACCATTCCGATCTATGCCTGGTATCTGGAAGCGGCCCAGGGGGGATCGGCAAAACCGATTCTGATCGACACCGGCGAGATGAGCCCGATTCAGTCCGGGGATCGCGAAAAATCGATCGGCGGAAAAATTTACACTTTTTCGGAAGGGCTGGCGCGATATGGCTTGGCGGCCACAGATATCGATCTGGTCATTCACACCCATCTGCACAACGATCATTGCGAAAACGACAGTTCCTGCACGAATGCCCGATTCATCGTACATGAAGCCGAAAGCCGGCGGATCCATGACCCGCATCCGCTGGATTATCGTTATGTGGAAGATTTCATTCTCGATGTGGAGGAAAACGGGCAGATACAAAGCCTGAGCGAAGATCGGGAAATCCTGCCGGGCATCCGCGTGGTGCACACCCCTGCGCATACCGAAGGAGGTCTGACGGTGCTGGTCGATACACCGAAGGGCAGGGCGGCAATCACCGGGTTCTGCGTGATCCAGGAGAATTTCGATCCGCCGAAACGGGTGAAAGCCATGGAGATGGAGGTGATCCCGCCGGGGACCGTTGTCAATGTTTATGAAGCCTATGATCAGATGATCCGGGTGCGGAAAATGGCCGATATCCTCATTCCACTCCATGAACCCCGCTTTGCGGCGATGGAAACGGTGCAATGA
- the rpsU gene encoding 30S ribosomal protein S21, producing MKEIHVKVYDNDLEKAMRILKKKIQNDGLFKRLKLKKSYEKPSEYKRRKQREAIRRQRIAVAKSRAGR from the coding sequence TTGAAGGAAATTCATGTCAAGGTCTATGATAACGATCTTGAAAAGGCCATGCGGATTCTGAAAAAGAAGATACAGAACGACGGCCTTTTCAAACGGCTCAAGCTCAAGAAAAGCTATGAAAAACCCAGCGAATACAAGCGCAGAAAACAGCGCGAGGCTATTCGCAGGCAGCGCATTGCCGTTGCCAAAAGCAGGGCTGGGCGTTAA
- a CDS encoding cytochrome ubiquinol oxidase subunit I produces MDVLLLSRLQFAAATMFHFLFVPLTLGLSIIVAWMETQWSRTGDETYLRMTKFWGKIFMINFALGVVTGITLEFQFGTNWSRYSAYVGDIFGSLLAIEASAAFFLESTMMGVWIFGWKKLSAKAHATVMWLVAFASSLSAIWILTANGWMQHPVGYTIRDGRAEVTSFWNVVTNPFAVLEILHTLSGAYILSAFFVMGVSAWYLLKDRHVEFFTRSFRIALVFGCVFSLFSVVEGDIHGADVAKNQPAKLAAMEAHWETQRRAPLILFAWPDQEKEKNVIEIGKIPGMVSLLAYRDIDAEVKGMKDFPKDERPPVLLISFAFKGMVGLGFYFALVTLVGLFLRKRLMSHPLYLKLMMFSIPLPYLANELGWVVSEVGRQPWIVYGLMKTADAVSPIAISQVATTLAAFVLVYGTLGLVGAFLVIRHIRKGPELQTAEA; encoded by the coding sequence ATGGATGTGCTTCTGTTGTCCCGGCTGCAGTTTGCTGCCGCCACCATGTTTCATTTTCTTTTCGTTCCCCTCACCCTCGGGCTTTCCATTATTGTGGCATGGATGGAAACCCAGTGGTCCAGGACCGGGGATGAAACCTATCTCCGAATGACCAAATTCTGGGGCAAAATTTTCATGATCAATTTCGCGCTTGGTGTTGTCACCGGCATTACCCTTGAATTCCAATTCGGAACCAACTGGTCGAGGTATTCCGCCTATGTCGGGGACATTTTCGGCTCGCTGCTGGCAATCGAAGCCAGCGCAGCCTTTTTTCTCGAATCCACCATGATGGGGGTGTGGATTTTCGGATGGAAAAAGCTCTCCGCAAAAGCCCATGCAACCGTTATGTGGCTGGTCGCCTTTGCCTCCTCATTGTCCGCCATCTGGATTCTGACAGCAAACGGATGGATGCAGCATCCGGTCGGATATACGATCCGGGATGGCAGGGCAGAGGTTACCAGTTTCTGGAATGTCGTGACCAATCCATTTGCCGTTCTCGAGATTCTCCATACGCTGAGCGGGGCGTACATCCTGTCGGCGTTTTTTGTGATGGGGGTCAGTGCATGGTATTTGCTCAAAGACCGGCATGTCGAATTCTTTACCCGCTCCTTCCGGATTGCCCTGGTCTTCGGCTGTGTGTTCTCCCTGTTTTCGGTCGTTGAAGGAGATATCCACGGCGCAGACGTCGCCAAGAACCAGCCCGCCAAGCTTGCCGCCATGGAGGCGCACTGGGAGACCCAGCGCAGGGCGCCTCTGATTCTGTTTGCCTGGCCGGATCAGGAAAAGGAGAAAAATGTGATCGAGATCGGGAAAATTCCGGGAATGGTCAGTCTGCTGGCCTACCGCGACATCGATGCAGAGGTCAAGGGCATGAAAGATTTCCCGAAGGATGAAAGACCGCCGGTTCTTCTGATTTCATTTGCGTTCAAGGGAATGGTCGGTCTCGGGTTTTATTTCGCTCTGGTGACACTCGTAGGGCTGTTTCTGCGAAAACGGCTGATGAGCCATCCGCTGTATTTGAAACTGATGATGTTTTCCATTCCCCTTCCGTATCTTGCCAACGAACTGGGCTGGGTGGTGAGCGAGGTCGGCAGGCAGCCCTGGATTGTCTATGGCCTGATGAAAACCGCAGATGCGGTCTCCCCCATTGCCATCTCCCAGGTGGCCACCACACTCGCGGCTTTTGTTCTGGTCTACGGGACCCTGGGGCTGGTGGGTGCCTTCCTGGTCATTCGGCATATTCGAAAGGGACCTGAATTGCAAACCGCTGAAGCATAA
- a CDS encoding DUF167 domain-containing protein: protein MDPSPLDILETPDGLVFKVHVQPRASRNRIAGIFGDALKIAVTAPPVEDAANRMVIRVLAETLHSPAGMFSIFSGHTSRTKRIRWETGGEGGGQRQAKARQRLQALGCSGKTA, encoded by the coding sequence ATGGATCCCTCGCCGCTCGACATTCTTGAGACGCCCGATGGGCTGGTGTTCAAGGTCCATGTTCAGCCAAGGGCATCCAGGAACCGCATCGCAGGCATCTTTGGGGATGCGCTGAAAATCGCCGTCACCGCTCCACCGGTAGAGGATGCCGCCAATCGCATGGTGATCCGTGTACTGGCCGAAACCTTGCATTCCCCGGCCGGGATGTTTTCCATCTTTTCGGGCCACACATCCAGAACCAAGCGCATTCGGTGGGAAACTGGTGGAGAGGGCGGAGGGCAACGCCAGGCCAAAGCCAGGCAACGCCTGCAGGCCCTTGGCTGTTCCGGAAAAACAGCTTGA
- a CDS encoding bifunctional folylpolyglutamate synthase/dihydrofolate synthase produces the protein MTLEKCLQELYQLRRFGIKLELGTIRRMLAGLGNPQDRLKTIHIAGTNGKGSVAATLYAILMEAGYSVGMYTSPHLIRFNERFMADGRMATDAEILEAYLAVRQIPKGNREPTFFEYTTAMAFDLFARQGVDWVVVETGMGGRMDATNVIVPAISIITNVTLEHQQYLGNTLEDIAWEKGGIIKPRIPVVTAVTQPKVAAVLQAIAEIRKSDIYRLGKDFTFRSRADGTFTYKGIFSDMPKLECRLAGEHQLKNAALSLAACEVLADRRFPIGERAIRDGLKATNWPGRLEIVQKEPELILDGAHNLDAARRLAAHLAKVYSNRHITLVIGILADKPYEKILKLLVPHCNRVICTKPKIDRALPVETIQNISGKYCTDVIAIPKVDRAVQYALAHAAPEDVICVAGSLYVVGEAKSYLDGIQQTLQGI, from the coding sequence ATGACTCTGGAAAAATGTCTGCAAGAGCTTTATCAGCTTCGGCGTTTTGGAATCAAACTGGAGTTGGGGACGATTCGGCGCATGCTGGCCGGTCTTGGCAATCCGCAGGATCGATTGAAAACCATCCATATTGCAGGCACCAATGGGAAAGGATCGGTGGCGGCAACCCTGTATGCCATCCTGATGGAGGCAGGCTATTCCGTCGGCATGTACACATCCCCCCATCTGATTCGTTTCAACGAACGATTCATGGCAGACGGACGAATGGCCACGGATGCGGAAATCCTCGAGGCTTACCTGGCGGTTCGTCAGATTCCGAAAGGCAATCGGGAGCCGACGTTTTTCGAGTACACGACTGCCATGGCTTTTGACCTTTTTGCCCGGCAAGGGGTGGACTGGGTCGTCGTCGAAACCGGAATGGGCGGCAGAATGGACGCCACCAACGTCATTGTTCCAGCCATCTCCATCATCACCAATGTAACGCTGGAACATCAGCAGTATCTTGGGAACACACTCGAGGATATCGCCTGGGAAAAGGGCGGAATCATCAAACCGCGCATTCCTGTTGTCACTGCGGTTACGCAGCCAAAGGTGGCTGCCGTTCTTCAAGCCATTGCGGAAATTCGGAAATCGGATATTTACCGTCTTGGAAAAGATTTTACTTTCCGTTCCCGAGCCGACGGAACGTTTACGTACAAGGGCATTTTCAGCGACATGCCGAAATTGGAATGCCGTCTTGCCGGTGAACATCAGTTGAAGAATGCCGCGTTAAGTCTTGCTGCTTGCGAGGTTTTGGCAGATCGTCGCTTTCCCATCGGAGAGCGTGCGATACGGGATGGGCTGAAGGCGACGAATTGGCCGGGGCGCCTTGAAATCGTTCAAAAGGAGCCTGAGCTGATCCTCGATGGAGCCCACAATCTGGATGCGGCTCGCCGCCTGGCGGCGCATCTGGCCAAAGTCTATTCGAACCGGCATATTACGCTGGTTATCGGTATTCTCGCCGATAAACCCTATGAAAAAATCCTCAAGCTGCTGGTTCCACACTGCAACCGTGTCATCTGCACGAAACCCAAGATCGATCGGGCGCTGCCAGTGGAAACCATCCAGAATATCTCCGGAAAATATTGCACGGATGTGATTGCCATACCGAAGGTTGATCGAGCCGTCCAATATGCGCTGGCCCATGCTGCGCCAGAAGATGTGATCTGCGTTGCAGGCTCGTTGTATGTCGTAGGAGAAGCCAAGTCCTATCTCGACGGTATTCAGCAGACCCTGCAGGGAATTTGA